A single region of the Salvia miltiorrhiza cultivar Shanhuang (shh) chromosome 8, IMPLAD_Smil_shh, whole genome shotgun sequence genome encodes:
- the LOC130999444 gene encoding fimbrin-2: MAGYFGVLVSDSWLQNQFTQAELRSLKSSFTAMRRENDGGVKLSELAGKMSRLKHVGEILTDNERAEFLRDAYGNSDCDVDFELFLRVYLKLQGLATERRGSGARSASAFLKSPTSALLHTISESEKASYVAHINNYLARDEFLKKDLPVDPTTNDLFEIAKDGVLICKLINIAVPGTIDERAINTKRMLNPWERNENHTLCLNSAKAIGCTVVNIGNEDFIEGRKHLVLGLISQIIKIQLLADLNLKKTPQLVELVDDSKDVEELMNLPPEKILLRWMNFQLKKAGYMKTVTNFSTDVKDAEAYAHLLNVLAPELSNPSTLKVKDPLERAMLVLEHADRMGCKRYLTAKDIAEGSPNLNLAFVAHIFQHRNGLSTQTKQTSFLEILPDDSQISREERAFRFWLNSHGNSSYIDNVFEDLRDGWILLETLDKVSPGIVNWKIASRPPIKMPFRKVENCNQVVKIGKELKFSLVNISGNDIVQGNKKLILAYLWQLMRCNTLQMLQLLKNLRCRHSSKKEICDADILGWANSKVKNSGSQSRMDSFKDKSLSSGLFFLELLSTVHPSSVNWSLVTKGLNDEEKKMNATYIISIARKLGCSIFLLPEDIIEVNQKMILTLVASIMYWSLKNPSLDERGPRASSSWSETSSSSSSSSTMEDTASESSIDDIAIE; this comes from the exons ATGGCGGGATATTTCGGGGTGTTGGTGTCAGATTCATGGCTGCAGAATCAGTTCACTCAAGCTGAGCTCCGAAGTTTGAAATCATCG TTCACGGCGATGAGGCGAGAGAATGACGGCGGCGTGAAACTGTCGGAGCTGGCGGGGAAAATGTCGAGGCTGAAACACGTCGGAGAGATTCTGACGGACAATGAGAGAGCTGAGTTTCTTCGAGATGCCTATGGGAATTCGGATTGTGATGTCGATTTCGAACTGTTTCTGAGG GTCTATTTGAAACTTCAAGGACTTGCAACGGAGAGGAGGGGAAGTGGAGCCAGAAGTGCTTCTGCATTTTTGAAATCTCCAACTTCCGCGCTGCTTCATACAATAAGCGAGTCTGAGAAAGCGTCATACGTTGCACACATCAACAACTATCTTGCTCGTGATGAGTTCTTGAAGAAAGACCTTCCTGTAGATCCCACGACAAATGATCTCTTTGAGATTGCCAAGGATGGAGTTCTTATCTG TAAGCTTATTAACATTGCTGTACCGGGAACTATAGATGAACGAGCAATAAATACAAAGAGAATGCTTAATCCATGGGAAAGGAATGAGAATCATACCCTATGCCTCAACTCTGCCAAGGCAATTGGATGCACTGTTGTCAATATAGGGAATGAAGACTTTATTGAAGGAAGG AAGCATCTTGTTCTTGGACTGATCTCTCAAATTATCAAG ATACAACTTTTAGCAGACCTCAACTTGAAGAAAACCCCGCAATTGGTGGAGCTGGTCGATGATAGTAAG GATGTGGAAGAGCTTATGAACTTACCACCAGAAAAGATTTTACTCAGATGGATGAATTTTCAGTTGAAGAAGGCAGGATACATGAAAACAGTTACGAATTTCTCAACTGATGTAAAG GATGCAGAGGCTTATGCTCATCTCTTAAACGTTCTTGCCCCCGAACTCAGTAATCCTTCTACACTAAAAGTAAAAGATCCTCTTGAAAGAGCAATGTTGGTTCTTGAGCATGCTGATAGGATGGGCTGCAAGCGATACTTAACGGCAAAAGATATTGCCGAAGGTTCTCCAAACCTCAATCTTGCCTTTGTAGCACACATCTTCCAGCACAG GAACGGACTATCAACTCAAACAAAGCAGACATCATTTCTTGAAATACTACCTGATGACTCACAGATCTCAAGAGAAGAAAGGGCGTTTCGCTTTTGGCTCAATAGTCATGGGAATTCCTCATATATCGATAATGTCTTTGAAGATCTTAGAGACGG ATGGATTCTCCTAGAGACACTTGACAAGGTGTCCCCCGGCATAGTTAACTGGAAAATAGCTTCTAGGCCACCAATTAAAATGCCATTCAGAAAAGTCGAAAACTGCAACCAAGTAGTCAAAATCGGGAAAGAATTGAAGTTTTCCCTCGTCAATATTTCTGGAAACGACATTGTTCAAGGAAACAAGAAGCTAATATTGG CCTATCTCTGGCAGTTGATGAGATGCAACACTCTTCAAATGCTTCAACTCTTGAAGAACTTGAGGTGCCGCCACTCGAGTAAAAAGGAAATTTGTGATGCTGACATTTTAGGGTGGGCTAATAGCAAGGTGAAAAATTCCGGGAGCCAAAGCCGTATGGATAGCTTCAAG GACAAGAGTTTGTCTAGTGGACTCTTTTTCCTCGAGCTACTTAGCACCGTTCACCCCAGTTCTGTCAACTGGAGTCTTGTGACAAAAGGTCTGAATG ATGAGGAGAAGAAGATGAACGCAACCTACATTATAAGCATTGCAAGGAAACTCGGGTGCTCGATTTTTTTGCTACCTGAAGACATAATAGAGGTGAACCAGAAGATGATCCTCACATTGGTAGCAAGCATTATGTATTGGAGCTTGAAAAATCCTTCTTTAGATGAACGCGGCCCTCGTGCATCATCTTCATGGAGTGAGACGAGTTCAAgttcgagctcgagctcgacaaTGGAAGATACTGCCTCTGAGTCATCCATAGATGACATTGCCATTGAATAA